The DNA sequence ATAGCTTTCAATCTTTTTTACAAGCACTAGAATCAAGGATTCAATACTTTCATAAAATGGGGTGCCGAATATCAGACCATGGATTAGAAACCTTACCATATGAGGATGCCAGCACGGAAGAAGTCGAAAGTATTTTTTCGAGCGCTCGTCAAGGTGAAAAGGTAACCTTGCTTGAAGAATATAAGTTTAAAACATATGTACTTTCTTTTTTAGGGAGGTTATACCATTCTTTAGGGTGGGCAATGCAGTTACATATTGGTCCACTACGTGATAATAATGAAAAAATGTTTGCACGCATAGGTGCCAATACGGGATTTGACTCAATCAATGACTACTTTTTGGCAAAACCGTTGAATGCATTTTTAAACCGATTGGAAAAATCGAGTGAACTACCAAAAATGATTATTTATTCTCTTAATCCAAATCACAATGAAGTTATTGCATCTGCTTGTGGCAATTTCCATTCAGCTAGCATGAAAGGAAAAATCCAATTTGGAGCAGGTTGGTGGTATAACGACCATAAAGACGGCATGATAAGGCAGATGACAGACTTAGCTAATACAGGGGTGCTTAGTACTTTTATTGGTATGTTGACCGACTCCCGCAGCTTTTTATCCTATACACGCCATGAGTACTTCCGAAGGGTACTGTGTGAAATGGTTGGTAAATGGATTGAAAGTGGTGAAGCACCACGAGATTATAAACTATTAGGTGAGATGATTCAAAATATTAGCTATAACAATGCTGCAAATTATTTTGAAGTGCAAACTCATTAATATAAACCGTATTACGTGCAATAATTTAGCTCGTTTTCTCGTTTAATCATATGAGGTGTTCTACGTGTTCATATAATAGCGAAGTCTTCTGCTATTGCAGGAGACTCGCAGTATCATCGCAATTCGTGTACGTATAGAAGGGCTCTAAAATACATCGAAGTTTAAAAAATAAATTAACAAAAACTTAGTATGTTCAATAGACAAACTAAGTTGATAGTGTTATAATACAACCATGAAAACGGTTACTAAAATTAATTGTGGGGGGAATTGTAATGAGTTATTTTAAAAATGTTCAGCAAGTAAAGTTTGAAGGTTCTCAATCTAGCAATCCATTCGCTTATAAATATTATAATCCTGAAGAAAAAATTAACGGAAAATCAATGGAAGAGCTTCTTCGTTTTGCAGTGTCTTATTGGCACACATTTACAGGGGAAGGAACGGATCCATTCGGAGCTGGGACAGCAGTTAGACCATACAACCACTTATCTGGAATGGACCTTGCAAAAGCACGTGTAGAAGCATCGTTTGAATTTTTTGAAAAGCTAGATGTTCCTTTCTTCTGCTTCCATGATATTGATGTTGCTCCTGAATCTGATTCTTTAAGTGAGACGCTGAAAAACATTGATGAAATTGTTGCAATGATAAAAGACTATCTGAAAACAAGCAAAGTAAAGTTGCTTTGGAATACTGCTAATATGTTTACACATCCGCGTTGGTTACACGGTGCTGCAACGGCACCTAACGCTGACATCTTCGCTTATGCTGCTGCAAAAGTAAAAAAAGGCTTAGAAGTTGGTAAAGAGCTTGGTGCGGAAAACTATGTATTTTGGGGTGGACGTGAAGGATATGAAACGCTCCTAAATACAGATATGGGTCTTGAACTAGATAATCTAGCACGCTTTTTCCATATGGCAAAAGATTATGCGAAAGAAATTGGTTTTGATGCACAATTTTTAATTGAACCAAAGCCAAAAGAGCCAACAAAGCACCAATATGATTTTGATGTTGCAACAGGCTTAGCGTTTTTACAAAAATATGATCTGCAAGATACGTTTAAATTTAATATTGAGGCAAACCATGCAACTTTAGCTGGCCATACTTTCGAGCACGAGCTAAGAACAGCACGCGTAAATGGTATGTTAGGCTCTGTTGATGCAAACCAAGGTGATACATTACTTGGATGGGATACAGATGAGTTCCCGACTGATCTATATTCTACAACATTAGCAATGTATGAAATATTGAAAAATGATGGACTTGGTAGTGGAGGCTTAAACTTCGATGCGAAGGTAAGACGACCTTCTTTTGATACAGACGACTTATTCCACGCGCATATCGCTGGTATGGATGCTTTTGCAATCGGTACAAAAGTAGCACAACGCTTAATTGAGGATAAAGTATTAGATGACTTCGTAGCTGATCGCTACAAAAGCTACACAGAAGGAATAGGCCTAGATATTGTTGAAGGCAAGACAGACTTCCACAAATTAGAGAAGCACGCGCTAAGTTTAACTGAAATTAACAATAAGTCTGGAAGACAAGAGTTGTTAAAGGCAACAATAAACAAATATTTATTAGAAACATTTGCTCAAAAATAATAACTATATAAACATCAAAAATGCACTGAATACTTAATTGTTTCAGTGCATTTTTTGAAATGAAATCAAAAATATGTGTTAAAGAATCTTGATTTAGTAGAAAAGGGATAGATGTTTGCGAAAACAGCGTTAGCTAAAAACCTTACAACTGACAAGCCTAATTGAAGAGACAATCAAAAGCAACGAATCATATCAAAAAAAAATAGAGGAGTGGTAACAATGTCAACGGAACAATTAACAGTAAAGCAGCAAGCGATTAACACAATTAGAACACTTTCAATCGATGGGATTGAAAAAGCGAATTCAGGTCACCCTGGATTGCCGATGGGAGCAGCACCAATGGGCTTTGCTCTATTTGCAGAACAAATGAAGCATAATCCTAAAAATCCAAGCTGGTTTAATAGAGATCGTTTTGTTTTGTCTGCAGGGCATGGCTCAATGCTATTATATAGCCTTCTTCACTTATCAGGTTATGACGTAACAATGGATGATTTAAAAAATTTCCGACAATGGGGAAGTAACACCCCAGGGCACCCAGAGTATGGACACACTTCTGGTGTTGATGCAACAACAGGGCCGTTAGGACAAGGGTTTGCGATGGCGGTAGGAATGGCAATGACAGAGAGACATTTAGCGGCTAAATTCAATAGAGAGGATTTTAATATTATTGATCATTATACATATAGTATTTGCGGAGATGGCGACTTAATGGAGGGGGTAAGTGCAGAGGCAGCCTCCTTGGCCGGTCACTTAAAGTTAGGTCGACTTATTGTCCTTTACGATTCAAACGATATTTCCTTAGATGGTGACTTACATTTAGCGTTCTCAGAAAGTGTGGAAGACCGTTTTAAAGCATATAACTGGCATTATATTAGAGTCGAAGATGGAAATAATCTTCATGAGATAAATAAAGCAATTCAGCATGCTAAGGAAGATGAACGTCCATCAATAATAGAAGTAAAAACGACGATAGGATATGGTTCTCCAAATAAAGCGGGCAAATCAGCCTCTCACGGTGCGCCTCTTGGAAAGGATGAGGTGAAGCTTACAAAGGAAAGTTATGATTGGACGCATCACGAAGAGTTTTATGTGCCAAGTGAGGTTGCACAACTATTTGCTAAAGTAATAGAAAATGGAAAAGAGTTAGAGGAAAGCTGGAATCAACTCGTAGCCCGTTATGAACAGCGCTTTCCGGAGTTAGGAATTAAATTAACAGAAGCGATAAATGGGAAATTACCCGTTGGCTGGGATAATCAGTTACCTTCATATAAAGAAGGGGATAAAGTAGCTACTCGTTCGTCTAGTGGTGAGGCAATAAATGCATTTGCAGCAAATATTCCTGCTATTATTGGTGGCTCAGCCGATCTTGCATCATCAAATAAAACGATGCTAAAGGGCGAAGCTAATTTTTCTAGTCAAGATTATAGCGGTCGCAATGTGTGGTTCGGTGTACGAGAGTTTGCAATGGCTGCAATGATAAATGGTATGGCATTGCACGGTGGAGTTAAACCTTTTGGAGCAACCTTCTTTGTCTTTTCTGACTATTTGCGACCGGCAGTGAGGTTGTCTGCATTAATGAAGTTGCCAGTAACCTACGTCTTTACTCACGATAGCGTTGCTGTTGGGGAAGATGGTCCGACGCATGAGCCTGTTGAACAGCTTGCATCCTTCCGCGCGATGCCAGGTATCACTGTTATTCGCCCTGCTGATGGAAATGAGTCTGTTGCTGCATGGAAGCTTGCACTTGAAAGTACGAATAGACCAACGCTGCTCGTATTAAGTAGACAAGATTTAATGACACATACAAAATCAGTTGAAGAAGCGTATGATGGTGTGAAAAGAGGGGCGTATATTATTTCTGAAGCAAAAGGTAATACTGAAGGAGTTTTAATCGCAACCGGTTCAGAAGTACAGTTAGCAGTAGCAGCGCAAAGAAAATTGGAGGAAGAAGGTGTCAATGTGTCTGTCGTCAGCATGCCTAGTTGGGATTTATTTGAAAAACAAAATACTGCATATAAAAATAAAGTGCTTCCTCCAAATGTAAAAGCAAGAGTAGCTATTGAAATGGGGTCTTCTCTCGGTTGGAAGGAATATGTAGGAAACGAAGGGAAAGTCATCTCGATTGATCAATTTGGTGCATCTGCACCAGCAAACGAAATATTACAAGAGTATGGATTTACAGTTGAAAACGTTGTGAATACGATGAAAGAAGCATTAAAATAAATGTATATAGAATTTGAATAAAGCCAGGGAGGTAACAATGAAAATAACAGAGCAGTTATATGGAAAATTAGAGGGAGAAACAGTTACTTCTTTTTTATTAAAGAATGATAATGGAATGGAAGTAACTTGTATTAATTATGGTTGTATCATTACGGAAATCAATGTTCCAGATAAAAGTGGTACAGTAGAAAATGTTGTTTTAGGGTTTGATTCTTTAGATGAATATATTACGTCATCCCCGTTTTTTGGATCCGCAGTCGGACGAGTCGCTGGACGGATTGCTGGTGCACAATTTGAATTAGACGGCAATACGTATCACCTATTGAAAAATGATGGTGAAAATAACCTACATGGTGGAGACAACGGTAATGCAGGATTTGACAAGGTTGTTTGGAAGGCATCTACAGAAGAAGGGCCAGAAGAAGTCAAGGTGACATTTACTCACGAAAGTCCAGATGGAGCAGCGGGTTTTCCAGGTAATTTAAAAGTAAAAATAACGTATAGCTTAAATAACAAAAATGAACTAGTTATTTCTTATTATGCAACAACAGACAAAAAGACACTCGTGAATTTAACGAATCATTCTTATTTTAATTTAAGTGGTAATGTGAAAAATGATATTTTGTCACATGAGTTAACACTCAAAAGTGACCAATTTGTTCAATTGGGTGATGGGGCGATACCTACTGGGAAGTTGTTAGATGTAGCTAATACCCCTTTTGATTTTAGAGAAGGGAAACAATTTAAAGACGGTGTTGACTCAGAGCATCCACAAATTACGCTCGTTGGTGGAGGGTACGATCATCCATTTATTTTGAGTGAAAACCATAATGAAGAAATATGTTTAGTTGATAATGAGAGCGGGAGAAAGCTAATAGTCGAAACAGATGAGCCTGCTGTCGTTCTATATACTTCAAATTGGATGTCAGACGACTTAAACATGAGAGGTGTAACATCGAAAAAACATATAGGTGTTTGTCTTGAAACACAGCATCATCCAGATGCAGTACACCATGAACACTTTCCGACTATCGTGTTAAATAAGGATGAGGAGTATCGCACGGAAACGGTTTTTCGTTTTTTAGTAGAATAAGAAAAAACTTAAGCTCATTATCTTAACAAAGATAGATGCTTAAGTTATAGAAAGTCTTGGCATCCCTACACGCGATGCTTAGAGGTTGACACAAAAGGTAAAAAATCGACCTTTTGTGTCAACCTCTTTAATTGTGATTTCAGCGATACTGCACATTGTCATCAAAAGGTAAAAAGCTCCATTTGAGTCAACATTATTTTTCCTTATACACAAAGTAGTCAAAGTCAGCAGGTAAGCTAGCTCCTGAAGTGTCTTGACATTGCATACCAACAAATGCGCCAGTAAAGAATCCGCCACCTTGGATGTAGTCATCTGATAGTTTGTATGAATAAAAGTCTATATCAATCTCCACCCATTCATTTCCGTCAAAGGAATAGGAATAGCGATACGTGTTTGTAGTAACATCGACTCTCATATATACATACTCCGTATGGTCAGGAACAACAATTTCTTTACCTTTCAATGGTTGGTCAAATGTAAAGTTGTCACATGTCGTTAAATCAAGAATTCTACCTTTTTCCTCATGCCATGTTACTTGAAGTGCTGTCCAGTTTTGAGTATTGTAATAGTTTACTAGACCTGCTGCTTGTTGGAATGTTTCAGGCTGAAAGGCTACCTTCGTTTCAGCGGTGAAATTAAAGTGCTGCCAGCGTCTTGCTACATATGCTTGTGTAAATTTAGATGTTAATGATTCCCTACCATGTATTCTTAAATGGCCAGGTTTATCTTTAAGTGATACGATTTCTTCTCCAAGAGGAATACGTAATGTTTGGAAGTGGAGATTTAAGTTTTCTCCATCGAAATCATCTTTTTCAGGAACATCCTTCTCCCAAGTTACTTCATCAATTGCTGGTCCCTCAATTTCGGCTGCTGGTTGATTACCGCCCACAACATATGGCCAATCATCTTTCCACTCTAAACGTTGAATAGCTGTTTCCCTTCCGAGTGGACAGTAACCTCGTGGATCGAGAAGGGCATGACCTTCTTTAGGTAAAGGGCGCCCAGTTAAATGGACAAGAAACCATTCGTTCGTATGTGTTTCTACAATAGACGCGTGACCTGCTTTTTGTAACGGATTTCTTGGGTATGGAAATGATGTAATTAGCGGGTTCTCTGGGTGTACTTCATATGGCCCCCATAGGTCTTTAGAACGCGCGATTGTCGCTTGGTGGTCATATTTTGTACCACCTTCAGCTGTAAGCAAGTAATAATATCCATTTACTTTATATAAGTGAGGCGCTTCAGTTAGTTTTATATCTGTGCCAGTAAATATAACTTCTTTTTTTCCTATAAGCTTTTTTTCCTCCACGCTGTACTCTTGAAGAACAATACCGTAAAAATTGTGGTGGGAAACGCGATGGTCCCAAACCATATTCACAAAATATTTTTTTCCATCATCGTTATGGAACAAGGATGGATCAAAGCCAGAGGAATTCATATAAATTGGTTCTGACCACTCACCGTCAATCGTATCACAAGTGACAAGGTAGTTATGACTATCCTTCCATTGCCCTTCAGTAACCTTTACATCTGTATAAATAAGCCAGAATTTCCCGTCACTGTACGATAGTGCTGGAGCCCAAATTCCGCCTGAGTCAGGGTTACCCATCATATTTAATTGACTTAGGCGATTTAAAGGTCTTGAAACGAGACGCCAATTTTTTAAATCCTTAGAGTGATAAATACCTACGCCAGGAAACCATTCAAATGTAGAAACAGCAATATAATAATCTTCTCCTGCACGACAAATACTTGGATCTGGATTAAAGCCTGTTAAAATGGGATTTTGAATCTTTGCCATTAGTAATCACCTCTAATTATTTTTTATGTTATCCTTCTGCTATGTTTGTCGCTAAAAATTTCTCAGTAGAGAAGGCAGAAACACCTAAAGCTGCAGAGCGCTTTTCTAATAATGAAAAATGAAGTTCTAAATCTTTTTGATGAGCTGTCATTACTTGTTTACTCAGTTGATTCTTTAGTTTCTCTTCAAGCCAATGTTGTAGTGCTGCTAATCGGTTACCGATAATAATTTGTTCAGGATTAAATGTGTTGATAATATTGTTCATACCTACGACAAGATAATCTGCAAGTTTTTCAATAATAGCAATCGTCTTTTCATTACCTTCTTCTGCAAGCTTAACGAGTTGTTCCAAAGTTACATCACCATCATCGAAAATACGACTTTCATCGGCCATTTTGATCAGTGCTTGTTCAGAAGCATATAGCTCCCAACAGCCTTTGTTACCACAGTTGCATTCTGGTCCATCTATATTAATAGTCATATGACCGAGCTCACCAGAAAGCCCATTATGGCCCTTAAACAGCTTTCCGTTAAGGATGAGACCTACACCAATCCCGATTCCTCCACTAATATAGACGATGTTATGAAACTCTTTTCCTGCACCAAATTTCTTCTCACCATATGCACCCGCATTTGCTTCGTTTTCAATTTGCACAGGTACTTTATACTTTTCTTCTATTACACCCTTCAAGTCAATATCCTTCCACTTTAAATTTGGAGCAAGTAAGATTTTACCAGAGGTGCTAACAGTACCTGGAACTCCAACCCCTATGCCAACTACGCCATACGCGCTACTAGGCATGCTCTCAATCAATTCATCAATGACTTGAAAAAGCATGCTAGTTGTTTCTGAGAAGGTTAATTTTTTCACCTTCACTAGCTTTTCATTACATATACTTCCCTGTAGGTCAGTTAGTGTAGCTAAAATGTAATTGACCCCAATGTCAATCCCAATCGAATACCCAGCTGATTGGTTGAATAAAAGCATCACTGGTCTTCTACCACCGCTTGAGACGCCAGGACCTGATTCTAGGATTAGTTGTTCTTCAAGCAATTCGTTGACAAGGGAAGAGACTGTCCCTTTATTAAGTCCTGTTTTACTAGCGAGGTCAGCTCGTGAAACAGGTGATAATTCCTTAATAGAGTGTAGGATTAGGGACTTGTTCCGCCTTTTTACTACATGTTGATTGAACGTTTCTGTCATTTTCATCGTTTGCGCCGCCACTCTTTCTTTCTAGTTTTACATAGAGTAACAAAGTAAAAAGAAAATATCCATACATTGTAGATTAAAAGAAAAAAATAATGCAAGCGCTTCCTTTTGTACCAGTAATGCAACTCATATTTTTATTATACACTTAGTTTATCCACTAGACAAACAATGTTTTACATGATATTCTAATTTTGAAGTTAGCAATGTCTAACTTTTCCAAAAAATAAAGGGGGTTTCATTATGTTTAAGAAGAAAGCGATTACATCTTTGGTTGCGCTAATGGCAAGTGCAGTAGTTATTGCTGGGTGTTCTGACGACTCTAGTACAGAAGGGGATTCAAACGGAGCTAGTGGAGATTCAGGAGATTCAAAGACTATTAGTTTTATGCATTTATGGCCACAAGGAAGTTCTGCAGAACATCATCGTATCGTAAATGAAATTATTGCAGATTACGAAGCAGAAAAT is a window from the Evansella cellulosilytica DSM 2522 genome containing:
- the uxaC gene encoding glucuronate isomerase codes for the protein MGGFITENYLLTSESAKILYHDYAKKMPIYDYHCHLSPKEIAENKTFRNMTEIWLDGDHYKWRVMRALGVEEKYITGNASDYEKFRAWAKTVPQIIGNPLYQWTHMELKRYFHTDLLLNEDTCDIVWEHCNSLLQTAALSAQKIIEQSQVKMIGTTDDPVDDLIYHQAIMKNERFKTKVLPTFRPDQAYEIRKQGYNEYVDKLSTVTSTRIDSFQSFLQALESRIQYFHKMGCRISDHGLETLPYEDASTEEVESIFSSARQGEKVTLLEEYKFKTYVLSFLGRLYHSLGWAMQLHIGPLRDNNEKMFARIGANTGFDSINDYFLAKPLNAFLNRLEKSSELPKMIIYSLNPNHNEVIASACGNFHSASMKGKIQFGAGWWYNDHKDGMIRQMTDLANTGVLSTFIGMLTDSRSFLSYTRHEYFRRVLCEMVGKWIESGEAPRDYKLLGEMIQNISYNNAANYFEVQTH
- the xylA gene encoding xylose isomerase codes for the protein MSYFKNVQQVKFEGSQSSNPFAYKYYNPEEKINGKSMEELLRFAVSYWHTFTGEGTDPFGAGTAVRPYNHLSGMDLAKARVEASFEFFEKLDVPFFCFHDIDVAPESDSLSETLKNIDEIVAMIKDYLKTSKVKLLWNTANMFTHPRWLHGAATAPNADIFAYAAAKVKKGLEVGKELGAENYVFWGGREGYETLLNTDMGLELDNLARFFHMAKDYAKEIGFDAQFLIEPKPKEPTKHQYDFDVATGLAFLQKYDLQDTFKFNIEANHATLAGHTFEHELRTARVNGMLGSVDANQGDTLLGWDTDEFPTDLYSTTLAMYEILKNDGLGSGGLNFDAKVRRPSFDTDDLFHAHIAGMDAFAIGTKVAQRLIEDKVLDDFVADRYKSYTEGIGLDIVEGKTDFHKLEKHALSLTEINNKSGRQELLKATINKYLLETFAQK
- the tkt gene encoding transketolase; its protein translation is MSTEQLTVKQQAINTIRTLSIDGIEKANSGHPGLPMGAAPMGFALFAEQMKHNPKNPSWFNRDRFVLSAGHGSMLLYSLLHLSGYDVTMDDLKNFRQWGSNTPGHPEYGHTSGVDATTGPLGQGFAMAVGMAMTERHLAAKFNREDFNIIDHYTYSICGDGDLMEGVSAEAASLAGHLKLGRLIVLYDSNDISLDGDLHLAFSESVEDRFKAYNWHYIRVEDGNNLHEINKAIQHAKEDERPSIIEVKTTIGYGSPNKAGKSASHGAPLGKDEVKLTKESYDWTHHEEFYVPSEVAQLFAKVIENGKELEESWNQLVARYEQRFPELGIKLTEAINGKLPVGWDNQLPSYKEGDKVATRSSSGEAINAFAANIPAIIGGSADLASSNKTMLKGEANFSSQDYSGRNVWFGVREFAMAAMINGMALHGGVKPFGATFFVFSDYLRPAVRLSALMKLPVTYVFTHDSVAVGEDGPTHEPVEQLASFRAMPGITVIRPADGNESVAAWKLALESTNRPTLLVLSRQDLMTHTKSVEEAYDGVKRGAYIISEAKGNTEGVLIATGSEVQLAVAAQRKLEEEGVNVSVVSMPSWDLFEKQNTAYKNKVLPPNVKARVAIEMGSSLGWKEYVGNEGKVISIDQFGASAPANEILQEYGFTVENVVNTMKEALK
- a CDS encoding aldose epimerase family protein, encoding MKITEQLYGKLEGETVTSFLLKNDNGMEVTCINYGCIITEINVPDKSGTVENVVLGFDSLDEYITSSPFFGSAVGRVAGRIAGAQFELDGNTYHLLKNDGENNLHGGDNGNAGFDKVVWKASTEEGPEEVKVTFTHESPDGAAGFPGNLKVKITYSLNNKNELVISYYATTDKKTLVNLTNHSYFNLSGNVKNDILSHELTLKSDQFVQLGDGAIPTGKLLDVANTPFDFREGKQFKDGVDSEHPQITLVGGGYDHPFILSENHNEEICLVDNESGRKLIVETDEPAVVLYTSNWMSDDLNMRGVTSKKHIGVCLETQHHPDAVHHEHFPTIVLNKDEEYRTETVFRFLVE
- a CDS encoding glycoside hydrolase family 43 protein, which encodes MAKIQNPILTGFNPDPSICRAGEDYYIAVSTFEWFPGVGIYHSKDLKNWRLVSRPLNRLSQLNMMGNPDSGGIWAPALSYSDGKFWLIYTDVKVTEGQWKDSHNYLVTCDTIDGEWSEPIYMNSSGFDPSLFHNDDGKKYFVNMVWDHRVSHHNFYGIVLQEYSVEEKKLIGKKEVIFTGTDIKLTEAPHLYKVNGYYYLLTAEGGTKYDHQATIARSKDLWGPYEVHPENPLITSFPYPRNPLQKAGHASIVETHTNEWFLVHLTGRPLPKEGHALLDPRGYCPLGRETAIQRLEWKDDWPYVVGGNQPAAEIEGPAIDEVTWEKDVPEKDDFDGENLNLHFQTLRIPLGEEIVSLKDKPGHLRIHGRESLTSKFTQAYVARRWQHFNFTAETKVAFQPETFQQAAGLVNYYNTQNWTALQVTWHEEKGRILDLTTCDNFTFDQPLKGKEIVVPDHTEYVYMRVDVTTNTYRYSYSFDGNEWVEIDIDFYSYKLSDDYIQGGGFFTGAFVGMQCQDTSGASLPADFDYFVYKEK
- a CDS encoding ROK family protein, whose amino-acid sequence is MKMTETFNQHVVKRRNKSLILHSIKELSPVSRADLASKTGLNKGTVSSLVNELLEEQLILESGPGVSSGGRRPVMLLFNQSAGYSIGIDIGVNYILATLTDLQGSICNEKLVKVKKLTFSETTSMLFQVIDELIESMPSSAYGVVGIGVGVPGTVSTSGKILLAPNLKWKDIDLKGVIEEKYKVPVQIENEANAGAYGEKKFGAGKEFHNIVYISGGIGIGVGLILNGKLFKGHNGLSGELGHMTINIDGPECNCGNKGCWELYASEQALIKMADESRIFDDGDVTLEQLVKLAEEGNEKTIAIIEKLADYLVVGMNNIINTFNPEQIIIGNRLAALQHWLEEKLKNQLSKQVMTAHQKDLELHFSLLEKRSAALGVSAFSTEKFLATNIAEG